A region from the Pelagovum pacificum genome encodes:
- a CDS encoding class I SAM-dependent RNA methyltransferase: MKIESLTHHGLGRAEDGTLIPRVLPGEEIEGEKIVTPSSDRVAPPCRHFRTCGGCSMQHASDAFVAAWKIGIVETALKARGIDGEIAGIETSPPRSRRRAKLSGRRTKKGALVGFHARGSDVLIEVPDCEILLPALRGLIPALEELTVAIGSRKGEIAYTVTDTLNGPDLHIHNAKPLDEELRRTLADFAQANDLSRLVLEDEQIVTRLPPVQQFGKAQVAPPPGAFLQATRQGETALKTRVLDTVLGAARVVDLFSGCGTFSLPLAERSEVHAVETFAPMLEALDKGWRHTQGIKKVTTEKRDLFRNPLDVSDLGRFDAAVLDPPRAGAEAQVREIADSDLTQVAMVSCNPVTFARDAQTLLDGGFKMGPITVVDQFRWSAHVELFAAFTRL; this comes from the coding sequence ATGAAGATCGAAAGCCTGACGCACCACGGCCTTGGCCGCGCCGAAGATGGCACGCTCATTCCACGGGTCCTACCGGGCGAAGAGATCGAGGGCGAGAAGATCGTCACGCCGTCGTCCGATCGTGTCGCGCCGCCGTGCCGTCACTTCAGGACGTGCGGCGGATGCTCGATGCAGCATGCGAGCGACGCGTTCGTGGCCGCGTGGAAGATCGGGATCGTGGAGACGGCGCTCAAGGCGCGCGGGATCGACGGTGAGATCGCCGGGATAGAGACGTCCCCGCCGCGCTCGCGCCGCCGGGCGAAGCTGTCCGGGCGCCGTACCAAGAAGGGTGCGCTCGTCGGCTTTCATGCGCGCGGGTCGGACGTTCTGATCGAAGTGCCGGATTGCGAGATCCTGCTGCCCGCCCTGCGTGGCCTGATCCCCGCGCTCGAGGAGCTGACCGTCGCCATCGGTTCCCGGAAGGGAGAGATCGCCTACACGGTGACCGACACGCTGAACGGTCCGGATCTGCATATCCATAACGCCAAGCCGCTCGACGAGGAGCTGCGCCGCACGCTGGCCGACTTCGCGCAGGCGAACGACCTGTCGCGGCTGGTGCTCGAGGACGAGCAGATCGTCACCCGGCTGCCGCCCGTGCAGCAGTTCGGCAAGGCACAGGTCGCGCCGCCGCCCGGCGCGTTCCTCCAGGCGACGCGTCAGGGTGAGACGGCGCTGAAGACGCGCGTTCTCGACACCGTTCTCGGCGCGGCGCGCGTGGTCGACCTGTTCTCCGGCTGCGGCACCTTTTCCCTGCCCCTCGCGGAGCGAAGCGAGGTCCACGCGGTCGAAACTTTCGCCCCCATGCTGGAGGCTCTCGACAAGGGCTGGCGGCACACGCAGGGCATCAAGAAGGTCACGACCGAGAAACGCGACCTCTTCCGCAACCCGCTCGACGTGTCCGACCTCGGCCGGTTCGATGCCGCCGTGCTCGACCCGCCGCGTGCCGGGGCGGAGGCGCAAGTGCGCGAAATCGCCGATTCCGACCTCACCCAGGTTGCGATGGTGTCGTGCAATCCGGTGACCTTCGCGCGGGACGCGCAGACCCTGCTCGACGGCGGGTTCAAGATGGGCCCGATCACCGTCGTGGACCAGTTTCGCTGGTCCGCCCATGTCGAGCTGTTTGCCGCCTTCACGAGGCTGTGA
- a CDS encoding CoA pyrophosphatase, translating into MTDLRARLVTAVSRESEGSSDFDFNKGNRPAGRVLRAAGVLIAVTEEARVILTMRSSRLKHHPGQIAFPGGKQEPTDASLMDAALREAEEEVGLSRNRVDMIGPLPPHETVTGFSATPFVAMVQGRFDPVPEAGEVAEVFEVPLDFLADPGNYRIESREWQGQRRSYLVCPYGPYYIWGATARMLRGLADRLS; encoded by the coding sequence GTGACGGATCTTCGGGCGCGCCTTGTCACCGCGGTCTCCCGCGAGAGCGAGGGCTCGTCCGATTTCGACTTCAACAAGGGCAATAGACCGGCGGGGCGCGTTCTGCGTGCCGCCGGTGTCCTGATCGCCGTCACGGAAGAGGCGCGGGTGATCCTCACCATGCGGTCCTCGCGGCTGAAACATCACCCCGGACAGATCGCCTTTCCTGGCGGCAAGCAGGAGCCGACAGATGCGTCACTCATGGACGCCGCGCTGCGCGAGGCGGAGGAAGAGGTCGGATTGAGCCGGAACAGGGTCGATATGATCGGCCCGCTACCGCCGCATGAGACGGTCACGGGCTTCTCCGCGACGCCGTTCGTGGCGATGGTGCAGGGCCGGTTCGACCCGGTGCCGGAGGCAGGTGAAGTCGCGGAAGTCTTCGAGGTCCCGCTCGATTTCCTGGCCGATCCCGGCAACTACCGGATCGAAAGCCGCGAATGGCAGGGGCAGCGACGCAGCTACCTCGTCTGCCCCTACGGACCGTACTACATCTGGGGCGCCACCGCGCGGATGCTGCGCGGTCTGGCGGACCGCCTGTCATGA
- a CDS encoding ABC transporter ATP-binding protein, whose product MKFINWCLKGSWKVLAVATFLSALAGGSEMLSMWLLGQAVDAASTDMSTFWANYSWLVAASVLLLLVLRPLLVGASSTFQSVVIAPSIFTLTLSRLHRWTLGHSVTFFDNDFAGRLAQKQMQLSRALTDVVVETVNAVLFGLAALVGTAVLISAVNPVFLLILGGWFVAYVALLWFFLPLIRTRSKARAAARAMVTGQVVDTITNIKTVKLFAQAEHEDRAAIGAMESFQEESTRFGSVSALFRFGLILIAGFLPIALVGTGLLLGPAGGVSTGDIAAIGAMAIRLAQMTGWISFTMLGIYGNIGEIEDGINTLTPAHTLVDAPNATELTVQEGEIVFDHVSFGYGRDVGGIRDINLTIRAGEKLAIVGASGAGKSTLVALLMRLYDPEQGQIRIDGQDIRVVTQESLRRAIGMVTQETAMFNRTAEDNILYGRPDASESDLVDAAERAEAHSFIELLEDHRGRKGYGAHLGERGVKLSGGQRQRIALARAMIKDAPILVLDEATSALDSEVEAAIQDALDRAMEGKTVIAIAHRLSTISDMDRIIVLDDGRIVEEGNHDQLLAKSGFYARYWNRQSGGFTRDAAE is encoded by the coding sequence ATGAAATTCATCAACTGGTGCCTGAAGGGATCGTGGAAAGTCCTCGCTGTCGCCACTTTCCTGTCCGCGCTCGCCGGCGGGTCGGAGATGTTGTCGATGTGGCTTCTCGGCCAGGCGGTGGACGCCGCATCGACCGACATGTCGACCTTCTGGGCCAACTACAGCTGGCTCGTCGCGGCGTCGGTGCTGCTGTTGCTCGTGCTGCGGCCGCTGCTGGTCGGGGCCTCATCGACCTTCCAGTCCGTTGTCATCGCGCCATCCATCTTCACCCTGACACTGTCGCGGCTGCACCGCTGGACGCTCGGCCATTCGGTGACCTTCTTCGACAACGACTTCGCCGGGCGACTGGCGCAGAAGCAGATGCAGCTGTCCCGCGCGCTGACGGATGTCGTGGTCGAGACGGTGAACGCCGTCCTTTTCGGTCTCGCGGCGCTCGTCGGCACGGCGGTCCTGATTTCCGCGGTGAACCCCGTGTTCCTCCTCATCCTGGGCGGCTGGTTCGTCGCCTATGTCGCGCTGCTGTGGTTCTTCCTGCCGCTGATCCGTACCCGGTCCAAGGCGCGCGCCGCTGCCCGAGCGATGGTGACGGGACAGGTCGTGGACACGATCACCAACATCAAGACGGTCAAGCTGTTCGCCCAAGCCGAGCATGAAGATCGCGCCGCAATCGGCGCGATGGAATCGTTCCAGGAAGAATCGACCCGGTTCGGCTCTGTTTCGGCGCTGTTCCGCTTTGGCCTGATCCTGATCGCCGGCTTTCTGCCGATCGCTTTGGTCGGCACCGGCCTGCTGCTTGGTCCCGCCGGCGGGGTGAGCACGGGCGACATCGCCGCGATCGGCGCAATGGCGATCCGGCTCGCGCAGATGACCGGCTGGATATCGTTCACCATGCTCGGCATCTACGGCAACATCGGTGAGATCGAGGATGGCATCAACACGCTGACGCCTGCCCACACGCTGGTCGATGCGCCCAATGCGACGGAGCTCACCGTGCAGGAAGGCGAGATCGTCTTCGACCACGTGAGCTTCGGCTACGGTCGGGATGTCGGCGGTATCCGGGACATCAACCTGACGATTCGCGCGGGTGAGAAGCTGGCCATCGTCGGCGCTTCCGGTGCCGGCAAATCGACGCTCGTCGCGCTGTTGATGCGGCTCTACGATCCGGAACAGGGACAGATCCGCATCGACGGTCAGGACATCCGCGTCGTCACGCAGGAGAGCCTGCGCCGCGCGATCGGGATGGTCACGCAGGAAACCGCGATGTTCAACCGGACGGCTGAGGACAACATCCTCTACGGGCGTCCCGACGCGTCCGAGTCGGACCTTGTCGATGCCGCCGAGCGGGCAGAGGCACACAGCTTCATCGAGTTGCTGGAGGACCACCGGGGCCGCAAGGGTTACGGTGCGCATCTCGGCGAGCGGGGCGTTAAGCTGTCCGGCGGCCAGCGGCAACGGATCGCGCTCGCCCGCGCCATGATCAAGGACGCGCCGATCCTCGTGCTGGACGAAGCGACCTCCGCGCTCGATTCCGAGGTCGAAGCGGCGATTCAGGACGCGCTCGACCGGGCGATGGAGGGCAAGACGGTGATCGCCATCGCGCACCGGCTGTCCACGATCAGCGACATGGACCGGATCATCGTGCTTGACGACGGGCGCATCGTCGAAGAGGGCAACCACGACCAGCTGCTCGCGAAGAGCGGCTTCTATGCCCGCTACTGGAACCGCCAGTCGGGCGGCTTCACACGGGACGCAGCCGAATAA
- the hslO gene encoding Hsp33 family molecular chaperone HslO produces MTLGSQIAWDDTVLPFQLDRSDVRGRVARLDGVLEKVLSQHDYPPAIEALVAEMALLTALIGQTIKLRWKLSLQVRGDGPARLIATDYYGPSKEGEPAQIRAYASYDADRLDPTGDAFPQIGKGYFAILIDQGDGMTPYQGITPIAGGSLRTCAETYFAQSEQLPTRFALSFGRSTLAGEAERWRAGGVMLQTMPKASPFAKGEGGSGEGGLMLPEDILDGDDEENWNRANILLDTVDDIELIGPQVQPTDLLVRLFHEETPRVFDPQPVQFGCTCSSERVRQSLSIYSKKDIAYMTTEDGIVTADCQFCGAHYEFEPETLGFQATKEP; encoded by the coding sequence ATGACCCTCGGCTCTCAGATCGCCTGGGACGATACCGTCCTGCCCTTTCAACTCGACCGCTCGGACGTCCGGGGCCGGGTGGCGCGTCTTGACGGGGTCCTTGAAAAGGTTCTGTCCCAGCATGACTACCCCCCGGCCATCGAGGCGCTCGTCGCCGAAATGGCCCTGCTCACCGCGCTGATCGGCCAGACGATCAAGCTGCGCTGGAAGCTGTCCCTGCAAGTGCGCGGCGACGGCCCGGCCCGGCTGATCGCCACCGACTATTACGGCCCCTCCAAGGAGGGTGAGCCGGCGCAGATTCGTGCCTATGCCAGCTACGACGCGGACCGGCTCGACCCCACGGGCGATGCCTTTCCGCAGATCGGCAAGGGCTATTTCGCCATCCTGATCGACCAGGGTGACGGGATGACGCCCTACCAGGGGATCACCCCGATCGCCGGCGGCTCGCTTCGCACGTGTGCCGAGACGTACTTCGCCCAGTCCGAACAGCTTCCCACCCGGTTCGCGCTGTCCTTCGGGCGCTCCACCCTCGCGGGTGAGGCCGAACGCTGGCGCGCCGGTGGCGTGATGCTTCAGACCATGCCCAAGGCCTCCCCCTTCGCGAAAGGCGAGGGCGGATCCGGCGAAGGCGGGCTGATGCTGCCGGAAGACATCCTCGACGGCGACGACGAGGAGAACTGGAACCGCGCGAACATCCTGCTCGACACGGTCGACGACATCGAACTGATCGGCCCGCAGGTCCAGCCGACCGACCTTCTGGTCCGGCTGTTCCACGAGGAAACGCCCCGGGTCTTCGACCCGCAGCCCGTGCAGTTCGGTTGCACCTGTTCGTCCGAGCGCGTGCGTCAAAGCTTGTCCATCTACTCCAAGAAGGACATCGCCTACATGACGACCGAGGATGGCATCGTCACCGCCGACTGCCAGTTCTGTGGCGCGCATTACGAGTTCGAGCCCGAGACGCTCGGCTTCCAGGCGACGAAAGAGCCGTGA
- a CDS encoding ABC transporter ATP-binding protein, translating to MFRFFENLVDPYSRYDEADKPPRKLWPFMLGYLQPFRKMLGWTMVFAAVVAAIELWLIWYMGRFVDVLTATDRAEVWQSFAVEFVMVALFILIVRPLIYAIHIALLNNTLVPTLGALVRWRAHRHVLRQSVGWFENDFAGRIANRITQTPTAATEATFQVLDAVSFAIAYVIGSAVLLWGADPRLLIPLVVWLGLYMWLMTWVVKNVGPASKASSDARSEFTGRVVDSYTNINSVKMFAHHDREIDYAKGAIDKTLTTVQKEHRIYSTMDIGLTALNGVLVVVITGWAAWLYINGSASVGIVAAAAALTLRLSAMTGWIMWAVTQLFRNLGIVSEGMETISQPIRLLDSPKAGTLEVHEGDIAIDNLSHHYGKTHGGLDRVNLTIRAGEKVGVVGRSGAGKSTLVKLLLRFYDAEQGRILIDGRDIAEVSQDSLRASIGMVQQDSALLHRSVRDNILYGRPGATEEAMVDAARKAEAHDFILTLEDGEGRKGYDAQVGERGVKLSGGQRQRIALARVMLKDAPILLLDEATSALDSEVEAAIQETLYGMMEGKTVIAIAHRLSTIAQMDRIVVMDHGRIIEDGPHAELLAQGGLYAQLWSRQSGGFLGDDVEAAE from the coding sequence ATGTTCCGTTTCTTCGAGAACCTCGTCGACCCCTACAGCCGTTATGACGAAGCCGACAAACCGCCGCGCAAGCTGTGGCCGTTCATGCTCGGTTACCTGCAACCGTTCCGGAAAATGCTCGGCTGGACGATGGTGTTCGCCGCCGTCGTGGCCGCGATCGAGCTCTGGCTGATCTGGTACATGGGTCGGTTCGTCGACGTGCTGACCGCGACTGACCGGGCAGAGGTCTGGCAGAGCTTCGCGGTCGAATTCGTGATGGTGGCGCTGTTCATCCTGATCGTGCGGCCGCTGATCTACGCGATCCATATCGCGCTGCTGAACAACACGCTGGTTCCGACGCTCGGCGCGCTGGTGCGCTGGCGGGCGCACCGTCACGTGCTGCGCCAGTCCGTCGGCTGGTTCGAGAACGACTTCGCCGGGCGGATCGCGAACCGGATCACCCAGACGCCGACCGCCGCGACCGAGGCCACGTTCCAGGTGCTCGATGCCGTGAGCTTCGCGATCGCCTACGTGATCGGCTCCGCCGTCCTGCTGTGGGGCGCCGATCCCCGGCTCCTGATCCCGCTGGTCGTCTGGCTCGGTCTCTACATGTGGCTGATGACATGGGTCGTGAAGAACGTCGGTCCGGCCTCAAAGGCGAGCTCGGACGCGCGGTCGGAATTCACGGGCCGCGTGGTGGACAGCTACACCAACATCAACTCGGTGAAGATGTTCGCGCACCATGATCGTGAGATCGACTACGCCAAGGGCGCGATCGACAAGACGCTGACCACCGTCCAGAAAGAGCACCGCATCTATTCCACGATGGACATCGGCCTGACCGCGCTGAACGGCGTGCTGGTCGTGGTCATCACCGGGTGGGCCGCGTGGCTCTACATCAACGGCTCGGCCTCGGTCGGGATCGTCGCGGCGGCGGCGGCGCTGACGCTGCGGCTTTCGGCGATGACCGGCTGGATCATGTGGGCGGTGACGCAGCTGTTCCGCAACCTCGGCATCGTGTCCGAGGGGATGGAGACGATCAGCCAGCCGATCCGGCTGCTCGACTCGCCCAAGGCCGGCACGCTCGAGGTCCACGAGGGCGACATCGCGATCGATAACCTGTCGCACCATTACGGCAAGACTCACGGCGGGCTCGACCGGGTGAACCTGACGATCCGCGCGGGCGAAAAGGTCGGTGTGGTCGGGCGCTCCGGTGCGGGCAAGTCGACGCTCGTGAAGTTGCTGCTGCGGTTCTACGACGCCGAACAGGGTCGCATCCTGATCGACGGTCGCGACATCGCCGAGGTCTCGCAGGACTCGCTGCGGGCCTCGATCGGGATGGTGCAACAGGATAGTGCCCTGCTTCACCGGTCGGTCCGCGACAACATCCTCTATGGTCGCCCCGGCGCCACTGAAGAGGCGATGGTCGACGCGGCGCGCAAGGCCGAGGCGCACGACTTCATCCTCACGCTCGAGGACGGGGAAGGGCGCAAGGGCTACGACGCGCAGGTCGGCGAACGCGGCGTGAAGCTGTCGGGCGGCCAGCGGCAGCGGATCGCGCTGGCCCGGGTCATGCTGAAGGACGCCCCGATCCTGCTGCTCGACGAAGCCACGTCGGCGCTCGATTCCGAAGTCGAGGCCGCCATCCAGGAGACCCTCTACGGGATGATGGAGGGCAAGACGGTGATCGCCATCGCGCACCGGCTGTCCACCATCGCCCAGATGGACCGCATTGTCGTCATGGACCACGGACGTATCATCGAAGACGGCCCCCATGCCGAGCTTCTCGCGCAGGGCGGACTATATGCCCAGCTGTGGAGCCGGCAGTCGGGCGGGTTCCTCGGTGACGACGTGGAGGCGGCGGAGTGA
- a CDS encoding CCA tRNA nucleotidyltransferase: MTRIDADWLTSAPSQAVCGALTDAGHQAWFVGGCVRNALLRAPVSDLDISTDAHPEQVIALAEAAGLKAVPTGVEHGTVTVIADGAPYEITTFRRDVETDGRRAVVAFSDSLEEDARRRDFTMNALYAAPDGTVADPIGGLPDLEARHVRFIDDPDQRIREDYLRILRFFRFHAWYGDAGEGLDADGLAACAANVEGIGGLSKERIGHEMRKLLAAPDPAPAIAAMEACGALAQVLPGASSGQVAVLVHVEGQAGLSPDWIRRLAAMGGVEVGDALRLSRAESRDLERLSESRDSDMGAGELGYRLGEKAQDVLVLRDALFVRPFDNRQASEARQGAGQKFPLSAGDLKGRLEGKALGDYLKSAERKWIDSGFRLDRAALLHDSGM; the protein is encoded by the coding sequence ATGACCCGGATCGACGCGGACTGGCTGACCTCTGCGCCGTCGCAAGCGGTCTGCGGCGCGCTCACCGATGCCGGGCACCAAGCATGGTTCGTCGGTGGTTGCGTTCGCAACGCGCTGCTGCGCGCGCCGGTCAGCGACCTCGACATCTCGACCGACGCGCATCCAGAACAGGTCATCGCGCTGGCCGAGGCGGCTGGATTGAAGGCCGTGCCGACGGGCGTCGAGCATGGCACCGTCACGGTCATCGCCGACGGCGCACCTTACGAGATCACGACCTTTCGCCGTGATGTAGAGACGGACGGCCGCCGTGCGGTGGTGGCTTTCTCCGACAGTCTGGAGGAAGACGCCCGCCGCCGCGACTTCACGATGAACGCGCTTTATGCGGCGCCGGACGGCACGGTCGCTGATCCGATCGGCGGGTTGCCGGACCTCGAGGCGCGCCATGTCCGCTTCATCGACGACCCGGATCAGCGCATTCGCGAGGATTACCTCCGCATCCTGCGCTTCTTCCGGTTCCACGCGTGGTACGGCGACGCGGGCGAGGGGCTGGACGCAGATGGCCTCGCCGCCTGCGCGGCAAACGTCGAAGGCATCGGCGGCCTCTCGAAAGAGAGGATCGGCCACGAGATGCGCAAGCTGCTCGCCGCGCCCGATCCCGCGCCCGCCATCGCCGCGATGGAGGCCTGCGGGGCGCTGGCGCAGGTTCTGCCTGGGGCGAGTTCCGGACAAGTGGCCGTTCTGGTCCATGTGGAGGGTCAGGCCGGCCTCTCGCCCGACTGGATTCGCCGCCTCGCCGCGATGGGCGGCGTGGAGGTCGGCGACGCGCTCCGGCTGTCGCGGGCCGAATCGCGGGACCTCGAACGGCTGTCCGAAAGCCGCGACAGCGACATGGGCGCGGGGGAGCTCGGCTATCGGCTCGGCGAAAAGGCGCAGGACGTTCTGGTGCTCCGGGACGCGCTTTTCGTGCGCCCGTTCGATAACAGGCAGGCGTCCGAAGCACGGCAGGGTGCAGGGCAAAAGTTCCCTTTGTCCGCTGGCGATCTGAAGGGTCGGCTGGAGGGCAAGGCGCTTGGGGATTACCTGAAATCGGCGGAGCGGAAATGGATCGACAGCGGCTTCAGACTGGACCGCGCAGCGCTATTGCATGACTCGGGCATGTAA